In Chitinophaga sp. H8, the sequence GCTTTTAAGAAGAACAGGTACGACGGAAGTTATTATTATTGTTATTGCACGAAGAGTTCGCATTTCTCCTTTATTATGGAGGAAACATTGAAACACGGTGTGCATATTGAGACTTCTTTCGCATACGATATTGACATTGTTAATAAGCTGTATGAGCGGAAGAAGATCAATAAAGAGACTTCAGTTATTTGTAATGGTTTTAAAACCAAAGCTTATACAAGAGCAATAGCGCGTCTTGTCAACAGTGGTTTTAAAAATGTAATTCCTGTACTGGATAACAAGGAAGAGCTGGACGATTATAAAAAATTTATCAGAATCAAGGATAAGGTGAAGCTGGGCATCCGAGTGGCTGCAGAAGAAGAACCGAGTTTTGATTTTTATACCTCTCGTCTGGGTATACCTCCAAGAGACATTTTGGAGTATTATGTGGATAAGATCAAAGGAAATGAGAAGTTTGAGCTGAAAATGCTACACTTCTTTATGAATAAAGGGATTAAGGACGATATTTACTACTGGAGCCAATTTAACAGGGTAATTAACCTGTACTGTCAGCTTAAGAAAATATGTCCTGAACTGGATAGTATTAATGTTGGTGGTGGATTTCCTATCAAGCACTCTCTGGGGTTTGATTACGATTATAGTTACATTATTAATGAGATCGTAGCCAATATTAAGAGTATGTGTAAAAAAAATAAGGTTCCGGTACCTGATATTTACACAGAATTTGGTTCCTTTACAGTAGGAGAAAGCGGAGCGGTTATTTATAGTGTGATAGGTGAGAAGATGCAGAATGACCGTGAATCCTGGTATATGATTGATAGCTCTTTTATAACTACTTTGCCAGACACCTGGGGAATTGGAGAGAAATTTTTGATGCTACCTATCAATAAGTGGGATCAGGAGTACCAGGAGGTACACCTGGGTGGGCTTACCTGCGATGGATATGATTTTTATACATCTGAAGAGCATATAAATGCGGTGTTCCTGCCAAAACATAGCTCAAATGGAGAGCCCTTATATATTGGGTTTTTCCATACCGGAGCCTATCAAGATCAGTTGAGCGGATATGGTGGAATTAAGCACTGCCTTATTCCATCTCCGAAACATGTGATAGTAGGTTATGACAAGAACGGGCAACTAAAAGATTGGTTATACGCAAAGGAGCAAAGCGCTCAAAGTATGTTGAAGATTTTGGGTTATTAAAAAAATGGGTTAGTAATCCACCTGAAAACCCCTCGATTTTTCGAGGGGTTTGCTTTTTTAGAAGCAGTACTCCTATAAGTATCTTCTGTAGCCGGACTCCAATTATTTATATAAGATGTTGCTGTTTAATCAGGAAAGGCTTCCAGTTTACTGAAAGCCCCCTTCATGACATAGGTTAAGATGGAGATATTCAACGTATAAGGACAATAGTAGTATTCATGAACTTTGAGGGCACGAATATATAGTAGTGCCATAAAAAATACAGTACCTGAAAGTTGTAATTTTTGTTATCATATTATGACCTGCCTCAGGGAGCATAATGCAGCTAATATTCCTACCT encodes:
- a CDS encoding arginine decarboxylase — encoded protein: MNNTYTDLVKQTFEFPQEGFEVKDNYLEFNGLDIKALIDKYGTPFKLTYLPKIGMQVNKAKKMFHDAFKKNRYDGSYYYCYCTKSSHFSFIMEETLKHGVHIETSFAYDIDIVNKLYERKKINKETSVICNGFKTKAYTRAIARLVNSGFKNVIPVLDNKEELDDYKKFIRIKDKVKLGIRVAAEEEPSFDFYTSRLGIPPRDILEYYVDKIKGNEKFELKMLHFFMNKGIKDDIYYWSQFNRVINLYCQLKKICPELDSINVGGGFPIKHSLGFDYDYSYIINEIVANIKSMCKKNKVPVPDIYTEFGSFTVGESGAVIYSVIGEKMQNDRESWYMIDSSFITTLPDTWGIGEKFLMLPINKWDQEYQEVHLGGLTCDGYDFYTSEEHINAVFLPKHSSNGEPLYIGFFHTGAYQDQLSGYGGIKHCLIPSPKHVIVGYDKNGQLKDWLYAKEQSAQSMLKILGY